One segment of Vulpes lagopus strain Blue_001 chromosome 8, ASM1834538v1, whole genome shotgun sequence DNA contains the following:
- the SERTM1 gene encoding serine-rich and transmembrane domain-containing protein 1 yields MSEPDSSSVFSGNVENGTFLELFPTSLSTSVDPSSGHLSNVYIYVSIFLSLLAFLLLLLIIALQRLKNIISSSSSYPEYPSDAGSSFTNLEVCSISSQRSTFSNLSS; encoded by the coding sequence ATGTCTGAACCTGACTCTTCATCTGTATTTTCGGGTAACGTGGAGAATGGAACTTTCCTTGAGCTATTTCCCACATCCCTCTCCACATCAGTGGACCCTTCCTCAGGCCACCTGTCAAATGTCTACATCTATGTGTCCATATTCCTCAGCCTTTTAGcatttctgcttctgcttttAATCATTGCCCTCCAGAGGCTCAAAAATATcatctcctccagctcctcctaCCCGGAGTATCCAAGCGATGCTGGAAGTTCTTTCACCAACTTGGAAGTCTGTAGTATTTCCTCTCAAAGGTCCACTTTCTCAAACCTTTCCTCATGA